In Paramisgurnus dabryanus chromosome 7, PD_genome_1.1, whole genome shotgun sequence, the following are encoded in one genomic region:
- the entpd8 gene encoding ectonucleoside triphosphate diphosphohydrolase 8: protein MGMQMKPIFLGVAFAAVACTTIIALILSLVNRKTLDQQYSTQYGIVFDAGSSHTALFLYQWPGNKDNSTGIVSQKLSCDVDGGGISSYVQNPPAAGESLKKCLDVAKAAIPAEVQKATPVYLGATAGMRLLNLQNQSQADSILAEVTKTIQSYSFDFRGARILNGMEEGAFGWITINYLLERFIKHTFEGNWVHPNAAQIIGALDLGGASTQISFIPNNSVKVPESAYNLQLYGYKYEVYTHSYLCYGQDQALRKLQVYLHKTAGSSSVSHPCYHTGYNLSVTQADLYNSPCVDKPDNYVPTAVITLSGTGNSTLCLSLMENIINVSDCAFSPDCGFNGVYQPPVNGEFFAFSAYFYTFEFLGLIPKAPLSQVLSSIDTHCGKPWNTLSGQYPTIKPKYLKDYCASGHYIMTILLKGYKFNNTWDKISFVKQVADTEIGWTLGYMLNLTNLIPSELPKAATGVPHSQWIAQIFFIVLALFISLLIIIFMFVNNSKH, encoded by the exons ATGGGAATGCAGATGAAGCCGATTTTCTTGGGTGTAGCGTTCGCAGCTGTAGCTTGCACGACCATCATCGCTCTAATTCTGTCTCTTGTTAATCGTAAGACGTTGGATCAGCAGTACTCAACACAG TATGGGATTGTGTTTGATGCCGGCTCCAGTCACACAGCCCTTTTCCTGTACCAGTGGCCGGGGAACAAAGATAACAGCACAGGAATAGTTTCTCAAAAGCTGAGCTGTGATGTAGACG GTGGCGGCATATCCAGTTATGTCCAGAATCCTCCTGCGGCCGGAGAAAGTCTTAAGAAATGCTTAGATGTTGCCAAAGCCGCTATACCAGCAGAAGTGCAGAAGGCCACACCTGTATATCTTGGTGCCACTGCCGGCATGCGACTTCTCAA CTTACAAAACCAGAGTCAGGCCGACTCCATCCTTGCAGAGGTCACCAAAACAATCCAAAGTTATTCTTTTGATTTCCGAGGGGCCAGAATACTCAATGGGATGGAGGAGGGGGCTTTTGGCTGGATAACCATCAACTACCTCTTAGAGAGATTTATCAAG CACACATTTGAGGGAAACTGGGTCCACCCCAATGCGGCTCAAATCATTGGCGCTCTCGATCTGGGTGGTGCATCGACTCAAATCTCATTCATCCCAAATAACTCAGTGAAAGTCCCAGAATCAGCATATAATCTGCAGCTGTACGGGTACAAGTATGAGGTGTACACACACAGTTATCTGTGCTATGGTCAAGACCAGGCTCTGAGGAAACTTCAAGTCTATCTACACAAG ACTGCTGGTTCATCATCTGTCAGTCACCCATGCTATCATACAGGATATAACCTCAGTGTAACTCAGGCTGACCTATACAACTCCCCATGTGTGGACAAACCAGACAATTATGTCCCTACGGCTGTTATCACTTTATCAGGGACCGGTAATTCCACCCTCTGTCTTTCTCTAATggaaaatattataaatgtgtCCGACTGCGCATTTTCTCCAGATTGTGGCTTTAATGGTGTTTATCAGCCTCCCGTCAATGGGGAATTCTTT GCTTTTTCTGCATACTTTTACACCTTTGAATTTCTCGGCCTTATCCCGAAAGCTCCGCTGAGTCAGGTTCTTTCCAGTATAGACACTCACTGCGGCAAACCCTGGAACACT CTTTCTGGTCAATATCCAACCATTAAGCCAAAATATCTGAAAGACTACTGTGCTTCTGGTCATTATATAATGACTATTCTCCTGAAAGGATACAAGTTCAATAACACTTGGGATAAAATCTCCTTTGTAAAACAG GTGGCAGACACAGAAATTGGTTGGACATTGGGCTACATGCTAAACCTTACCAACCTGATTCCTTCTGAACTTCCCAAAGCAGCGACAGGGGTGCCACACAGTCAATGGATCGCTCAGATTTTCTTCATCGTATTGGCCCTCTTCATCAGTCTACTtattatcattttcatgtttgTTAACAATTCAAAGCACTAA
- the trub2 gene encoding pseudouridylate synthase TRUB2, mitochondrial: MSTKAVRLFRKLDGLFAVYKPQGVHWKLVRDTIESHLLKELNSCPQPAPRKAVQFQLLSSGENKSSTDLILSPSMVPSLSDHPLVTGPQFNKVHVGVGHRLDAFSSGVLVLGLGKSNGLLEHLCKSHVTRDYTLDGQFGMATDNFSHTGRVIEKTTYDHVTQDKLERVLAMIQGANQKALITYSHVDLQTQEAYELALRGLLYPDGKSPPILTGLRCIHFKPPHFTLEVQCVNETQTYLRKFIHEVGLELRTTAVCSGVRRTRDGPFKVENALTRQQWTIENIMQAIGHFRSTAREIRKSGMYRQTVAQSNTSTEQEQRNQEHLEIQNVTCDTIVDGELPETQDERRTKC, encoded by the exons ATGAGCACTAAAGCTGTGCGCCTTTTTCGTAAACTGGACGGACTGTTTGCTGTGTACAAACCGCAGGGAGTTCACTGGAAGCTTGTTCGTGATACCATAGAGTCACATTTACTCAAAG AACTAAACTCCTGCCCTCAGCCGGCTCCTCGGAAGGCTGTGCAGTTCCAGCTTTTGTCCAGTGGAGAAAACAAAAGCTCTACAGATCTCATATTATCACCCTCCATGGTTCCCTCTCTATCAGATCATCCTCTAG TGACAGGACCACAGTTTAACAAAGTTCACGTTGGAGTTGGACATCGCTTGGATGCCTTTTCATCTGGAGTATTAG TTTTAGGCTTGGGGAAATCAAATGGACTACTTGAGCATCTGTGCAAATCACATGTAACCAGG GACTACACACTTGATGGGCAGTTTGGAATGGCCACAGATAATTTCTCTCACACAGGTCGAGTCATAGAGAAAACCACATACG ACCATGTAACCCAGGATAAGTTAGAGAGAGTCCTTGCCATGATCCAAGGAGCCAATCAGAAAGCTTTAATTAC GTATTCTCATGTAGACCTACAGACTCAAGAGGCCTATGAGCTTGCACTGAGGGGTTTATTGTATCCTGATGGTAAAAGTCCTCCTATTCTGACTGGCCTGCGATGTATACATTTCAAACCACCACATTTTACTTTGG AGGTTCAGTGCGTAAATGAGACTCAGACGTATCTACGCAAATTCATTCATGAGGTGGGATTAGAGCTGCGGACGACTGCGGTATGTTCCGGAGTGCGGCGTACAAGAGATGGTCCCTTCAAAGTAGAGAATGCATTGACCCGCCAGCAGTGGACTATTGAGAACATCATGCAAGCGATCGGTCACTTTCGAAGCACTGCTCGCGAAATCAGGAAGTCTGGAATGTACAGACAGACTGTTGCCCAAtcaaacacaagtacagagcAAGAGCAAAGAAACCAAGAGCATCttgaaattcaaaatgtaaCTTGTGATACGATTGTAGACGGAGAGTTACCTGAAACACAGGATGAAAGGAGAACAAAATGTTAA
- the hdhd3 gene encoding haloacid dehalogenase-like hydrolase domain-containing protein 3 produces MRGPVRWVLWDVKDTLLKVRRSVGEQYCTEAERAGLKLPAAQVETAFRQAYRQRSHLFPNYGRAQGMSSQNWWTGLVRDTFAHCGVNDPAVLDKLASNLYHNFCGAENWEVFSDSNGALKSCSSLGLKQGIVSNFDKRLEGILRECGLLAYFSFHLTSEKAGVAKPDPAIFSQALVRCGVPASSVAYVGDHYVNDYLTSRSLGIRGFLLDRQNCHGHLDIPPQHRLQSLNELPARLQQEID; encoded by the exons ATGCGGGGGCCAGTGCGCTGGGTGTTGTGGGATGTGAAGGACACCCTGTTAAAGGTCCGTCGCTCGGTTGGGGAGCAGTACTGTACCGAAGCAGAGCGAGCCGGGCTGAAACTGCCAGCCGCACAGGTCGAAACTGCTTTCAGACAGGCTTACCGACAGCGATCGCACCTATTTCCTAACTATGGCAGAGCTCAGGGAATGAGTAGCCAGAACTGGTGGACCGGACTTGTGAGGGACACTTTTGCACACTGTGGGGTAAACGACCCAGCTGTGCTGGATAAACTGGCCAGCAACCTTTATCACAACTTCTGCGGAGCAGAAAACTGGGAG GTGTTTTCAGATTCTAATGGTGCCCTGAAGTCCTGCAGCTCTTTGGGGTTGAAGCAAGGAATTGTCTCTAACTTTGATAAGCGTTTGGAAGGCATCCTGAGGGAATGTGGACTCCTGGCTTACTTCTCCTTTCATCTGACATCAGAGAAAGCTGGGGTGGCTAAACCAGACCCTGCTATTTTTTCCCAGGCTCTGGTGCGGTGTGGCGTGCCAGCCTCCAGTGTAGCCTATGTCGGGGACCATTACGTGAATGACTACCTGACCTCACGCTCACTGGGCATTCGCGGTTTTCTGCTTGATAGACAAAATTGTCATGGACACCTTGATATCCCCCCTCAGCATAGACTACAGAGCCTAAACGAATTACCAGCACGACTGCAGCAGGAAATAGACTGA